One region of Acidithiobacillus sp. genomic DNA includes:
- the tatB gene encoding Sec-independent protein translocase protein TatB translates to MFDFSFGELALLGIIALLVVGPEKMPELARTAGRWYGAMRRTMTGLRSEVEQQLLLDDLRQEANKLRDYAKEELLPADIIASDTLKTGGEKPEVKEEHRQGELDIMSATVPHADLPGPEDRVH, encoded by the coding sequence ATGTTTGACTTCAGCTTTGGCGAGCTCGCGCTACTCGGGATTATTGCGCTGCTCGTGGTCGGGCCAGAGAAAATGCCCGAGCTCGCGCGCACGGCGGGGAGATGGTACGGCGCCATGCGGCGTACCATGACCGGCCTGCGCTCTGAAGTCGAGCAACAGTTGCTGCTGGACGATCTGCGTCAGGAAGCCAACAAGCTGCGCGACTATGCCAAAGAGGAGTTGCTGCCTGCCGATATCATCGCGTCAGACACCCTGAAAACGGGTGGAGAGAAGCCCGAAGTGAAAGAAGAGCATAGGCAGGGTGAACTCGACATTATGTCGGCAACGGTACCACATGCGGACCTTCCAGGGCCGGAAGACCGCGTGCA
- the tatA gene encoding Sec-independent protein translocase subunit TatA translates to MGAFSIWHLVIILLIVVALFGTAKLRNVGSDLGSAIKSFRSAVKEEEEKKESIGHTIDAGVQPSKEHEAVNR, encoded by the coding sequence ATGGGCGCTTTTAGTATCTGGCATCTGGTCATCATTCTACTAATCGTGGTTGCGCTGTTTGGCACCGCGAAGCTGCGTAACGTGGGTTCAGACCTGGGCTCTGCCATCAAGAGCTTCCGCTCCGCCGTCAAGGAGGAGGAAGAAAAGAAGGAAAGCATCGGCCACACTATTGATGCCGGTGTCCAGCCCAGCAAAGAACACGAAGCCGTTAACCGCTGA
- the hisIE gene encoding bifunctional phosphoribosyl-AMP cyclohydrolase/phosphoribosyl-ATP diphosphatase HisIE, with protein MSEPKGQHAAILAAVRWNADGLVPAVAQDARSGQVLMLAWMNADALLATLRDGMGTYWSRSRQALWRKGETSGHIQHLVDLRLDCDGDTVLLRVIQEGPACHTGEQTCFFLGQPDERGWQNQAPPPGSILDSLQATLHSRRAADPGQSYVAQLLHEGQDRILKKVGEEATEFVIACKNHEKKQIIAESADLLFHLMVALEEQELCIGDVLGELARREGISGLEEKATRRPQA; from the coding sequence ATGAGTGAACCGAAAGGGCAGCACGCCGCCATATTAGCCGCCGTGCGCTGGAATGCAGATGGCCTGGTGCCTGCCGTCGCTCAGGATGCCCGCAGCGGCCAGGTACTGATGCTGGCATGGATGAATGCCGACGCATTGCTGGCGACGCTCCGCGATGGCATGGGCACCTACTGGTCGCGCTCCCGACAGGCCCTCTGGCGTAAAGGCGAGACCTCTGGTCATATTCAACATCTAGTGGATCTGCGTCTCGACTGCGACGGCGACACCGTTCTCCTGCGTGTCATTCAGGAAGGTCCGGCCTGCCACACCGGGGAGCAAACCTGCTTCTTCCTCGGCCAACCCGACGAGCGGGGTTGGCAGAATCAGGCCCCACCCCCCGGCAGTATCCTTGATAGTTTACAGGCCACGTTGCACAGCCGGCGGGCGGCTGACCCCGGCCAATCCTACGTGGCACAATTGCTCCATGAGGGCCAGGATCGGATATTAAAAAAGGTCGGCGAAGAAGCTACCGAATTCGTCATCGCTTGCAAGAACCATGAGAAAAAACAGATTATTGCAGAATCTGCCGACCTCCTCTTTCACCTGATGGTGGCCTTGGAGGAACAGGAATTATGTATTGGTGATGTCCTCGGGGAACTGGCACGACGTGAGGGGATTTCCGGACTGGAAGAGAAGGCGACACGACGTCCACAAGCTTGA
- the hisF gene encoding imidazole glycerol phosphate synthase subunit HisF, whose protein sequence is MLAKRIIPCLDIDHGRVVKGVQFVALRDAGDPVEAAKRYNDEGADEITFLDISASYEERGTLADMVSAVAAQVFIPLTVGGGVRCVEDIRTLLLAGADKVSINSAAVHEPELVRAAAQRFGNSCIVVAIDAKRVDDHWEVFTHGGRRSTGLDVVAWAQQMAKYGAGEILLTSMDRDGTGIGFDLALTRAVSDAVPVPVIASGGVGEIQHFAEGVQQGHADAVLAASVFHFGQFRISEVKAQMAAAGIPVRGTR, encoded by the coding sequence ATGCTCGCCAAGCGAATCATACCCTGCCTGGATATCGACCACGGTCGTGTGGTGAAAGGCGTCCAGTTTGTGGCCCTGCGCGATGCTGGCGATCCGGTAGAAGCGGCCAAACGCTACAACGATGAGGGTGCCGACGAAATTACCTTTCTCGACATCTCCGCTAGTTATGAAGAACGCGGTACCCTTGCCGATATGGTGTCTGCCGTAGCGGCCCAGGTCTTCATTCCCCTGACGGTAGGCGGCGGGGTACGTTGTGTCGAAGATATCCGCACCCTGCTCCTCGCCGGTGCCGACAAGGTCAGCATCAACAGCGCTGCCGTGCATGAACCGGAACTGGTGCGCGCCGCCGCCCAACGTTTCGGCAACTCCTGCATCGTCGTCGCCATTGACGCCAAGCGGGTGGACGACCACTGGGAAGTCTTCACCCACGGCGGCCGACGCAGTACCGGCCTGGATGTGGTGGCTTGGGCGCAGCAAATGGCCAAATATGGCGCTGGCGAAATCCTGCTCACCAGCATGGACCGAGACGGTACGGGGATCGGTTTTGATCTCGCCCTCACCCGCGCCGTCAGTGATGCCGTGCCAGTACCCGTGATTGCCTCGGGTGGTGTCGGAGAAATTCAGCACTTCGCCGAAGGTGTCCAGCAGGGTCATGCCGATGCGGTGTTAGCCGCCAGCGTCTTCCATTTCGGCCAGTTTCGTATCTCCGAGGTCAAGGCGCAGATGGCTGCCGCGGGGATTCCAGTGCGCGGAACCCGCTAA
- the hisA gene encoding 1-(5-phosphoribosyl)-5-[(5-phosphoribosylamino)methylideneamino]imidazole-4-carboxamide isomerase — MLLIPAIDLKGGNCVRLRQGRMEDNTVFSDNPVATAQRWVEAGAKRLHIVDLDGAVQGEPVNAQAIAAICARFPDLEIQVGGGIRSEEQIETYIQAGVRYVIIGTQAVKSPGFVADAAVSFPGHIMVGIDARDGKVATEGWSKLSRHDPIDLARHFAADGIEAIIYTDISRDGMLSGPNIPATVALAQAVPVPVIASGGIANLEQVLALKAYEGDGVTGAITGRAIYEGTLDFTQARAQAEA; from the coding sequence ATGCTGTTGATTCCAGCCATCGACCTCAAGGGCGGGAACTGTGTGCGCTTACGGCAGGGCCGGATGGAAGACAACACGGTTTTCTCGGATAATCCGGTCGCCACCGCGCAACGCTGGGTGGAAGCAGGCGCCAAACGCCTGCACATCGTCGATCTCGACGGTGCCGTGCAGGGAGAACCAGTAAATGCACAGGCCATTGCCGCCATCTGCGCGCGCTTCCCTGACCTCGAAATCCAGGTCGGCGGCGGCATCCGCAGCGAAGAGCAGATTGAAACCTACATCCAGGCAGGCGTTCGTTATGTGATCATCGGCACCCAGGCAGTTAAATCCCCCGGCTTCGTCGCCGATGCCGCAGTGAGTTTCCCCGGCCACATCATGGTGGGCATTGATGCCCGCGACGGCAAAGTCGCCACTGAAGGCTGGTCCAAACTTTCCCGCCACGATCCTATTGACCTCGCCCGGCACTTCGCCGCCGACGGCATTGAAGCCATCATCTACACCGATATCAGCCGCGATGGCATGCTCAGCGGCCCTAATATTCCGGCGACAGTCGCACTGGCTCAGGCCGTGCCAGTACCAGTCATCGCCTCGGGCGGCATCGCCAATCTGGAGCAGGTGCTGGCGCTCAAGGCCTACGAGGGCGACGGCGTCACCGGCGCCATTACCGGCCGCGCCATTTATGAAGGGACCCTGGACTTTACCCAGGCCCGCGCCCAGGCCGAGGCCTAA
- the hisH gene encoding imidazole glycerol phosphate synthase subunit HisH codes for MSAATTRVGIVDYGMGNLYSVAKAVEYLGGKAIVSDQASELITTDRIIFPGVGAFGDCMAALEARELSDFVRVAAQTRPFLGICLGMQMLMDSSVEHGEHAGLSLLPGRVIPFPEEALHAADGRRLKIPHMGWNELHQRVEHPLFVGVPQNAYFYFVHSFYVEPSAPEILAASSDYAFPFCAAVAADNLFALQCHPEKSGTAGLRLLGNFLGWDGDCGANGAI; via the coding sequence ATGAGCGCCGCCACGACCCGCGTCGGTATTGTTGACTACGGCATGGGCAACCTTTACTCGGTGGCCAAGGCGGTGGAGTATCTGGGCGGCAAGGCGATTGTCAGTGATCAAGCCAGCGAACTGATTACCACGGACCGCATCATTTTCCCCGGCGTCGGCGCCTTCGGCGACTGTATGGCAGCGCTGGAAGCCCGTGAGCTCAGTGACTTCGTCCGCGTTGCCGCGCAGACCAGGCCTTTTCTCGGCATCTGCCTCGGGATGCAGATGCTCATGGACAGCAGTGTGGAGCATGGCGAACACGCTGGGCTCAGTCTGCTACCGGGACGGGTTATCCCCTTTCCCGAAGAAGCCCTCCATGCCGCGGATGGCAGGCGTTTGAAAATTCCCCACATGGGCTGGAACGAGCTGCATCAACGCGTGGAACACCCGCTGTTTGTCGGCGTTCCCCAGAATGCCTACTTTTACTTCGTCCACTCCTTCTATGTGGAACCATCCGCCCCCGAGATACTCGCGGCCTCCAGCGATTACGCCTTTCCATTCTGTGCGGCGGTGGCAGCGGACAACCTGTTCGCCCTGCAATGCCACCCGGAAAAGAGCGGCACGGCAGGCTTGCGCCTGCTCGGGAATTTTCTCGGCTGGGATGGCGATTGCGGAGCCAACGGTGCAATTTGA
- the hisB gene encoding imidazoleglycerol-phosphate dehydratase HisB, protein MNPRQAEVERSTLETQIRVTLNLDGSGQADLHTGLPFLDHMIHQIVRHGLFDMHIQAQGDLDIDAHHTVEDIGITLGQAFALAVGDKAGIQRYGHAYVPLDEALSRVVVDLSGRPGLIFAVEFPRAQVGGFDVDLFHEFFQGFVNHAQVTLHLDALRGTNAHHIAETLFKACGRALRMAVAPDPRMAGTVPSTKGTLTR, encoded by the coding sequence GTGAATCCGCGTCAAGCCGAAGTCGAAAGAAGCACCCTCGAAACCCAGATCCGTGTCACCCTGAATCTCGATGGTTCGGGGCAAGCCGACCTGCACACCGGGTTACCCTTCCTTGACCACATGATCCACCAGATCGTCCGTCATGGTCTTTTCGACATGCACATTCAGGCTCAGGGTGATTTGGATATCGACGCCCACCACACGGTGGAAGACATCGGCATCACCCTCGGTCAGGCCTTTGCCCTCGCCGTAGGGGACAAGGCTGGCATCCAGCGCTATGGCCACGCCTATGTGCCTCTGGACGAGGCGCTCTCGCGGGTGGTGGTGGACCTCTCTGGCCGTCCCGGGCTGATCTTCGCGGTCGAATTCCCCCGCGCTCAGGTCGGCGGCTTTGATGTGGATCTCTTTCATGAGTTCTTTCAGGGCTTCGTCAACCACGCACAGGTGACACTGCATCTGGACGCCTTGCGTGGCACCAATGCCCACCATATCGCCGAAACCCTCTTCAAGGCCTGTGGACGTGCCCTGCGCATGGCTGTCGCTCCTGATCCGCGCATGGCGGGCACCGTGCCCAGTACCAAGGGCACCTTGACTCGATGA
- the hisC gene encoding histidinol-phosphate transaminase: MSDSAMTILMQSLLRPELLASKAYAVAAGEGLIKLDAMENPYGLPPALREQWLESLADAPLNRYPDAHPNALIDALKAHIGLPNGVELMLGNGSDELIQILVTAVAGSQRPIMAVDPSFVMYRLLAQQLGLPFVGIPLDADFHLDLQAMLTAITAQRPAIIFLDWPNNPSGSLFPETDLEAIVAAAPGLVVVDEAYHAFSQTTFADRLGRTPNLLLLRTLSKEGLAGLRLGMLAGPAAWIQELNKLRLPYNINVLTQRSASFYLRHTEVLDAQAEILRAERERIFNTISACGLSIWPSAANFLLFHAPGRAAALFSGLREGGVLIKAFTGHPRLSDYLRVSVGTPAENDRFLAVLESLL; encoded by the coding sequence ATGAGCGACAGCGCTATGACCATCCTGATGCAGAGCCTGCTCCGCCCGGAATTGCTGGCCAGCAAGGCCTATGCGGTGGCAGCCGGTGAGGGGCTCATCAAGCTTGACGCCATGGAGAACCCCTATGGCTTACCTCCAGCCTTGCGTGAGCAATGGCTGGAGAGTTTGGCCGATGCGCCCCTCAATCGCTACCCCGACGCGCACCCCAACGCCCTCATAGACGCCCTCAAGGCACATATCGGTCTGCCCAATGGCGTGGAGCTCATGCTCGGCAACGGCTCCGACGAACTGATCCAGATTCTGGTGACCGCCGTAGCGGGTAGCCAGCGCCCCATCATGGCTGTGGATCCCAGTTTCGTCATGTACCGCCTGCTGGCGCAACAGCTTGGCCTGCCTTTTGTGGGCATCCCCCTGGATGCGGACTTCCATCTGGACCTCCAGGCCATGCTGACCGCCATCACCGCGCAGCGGCCTGCCATCATTTTCCTCGACTGGCCCAACAATCCCAGTGGCAGTCTCTTCCCTGAGACCGATCTGGAAGCTATTGTCGCTGCGGCACCGGGCCTGGTGGTGGTGGACGAGGCCTATCACGCGTTCAGTCAGACGACCTTCGCCGATCGCCTGGGCCGCACCCCCAACCTCCTCTTGCTCCGCACCCTGTCCAAGGAGGGTCTGGCAGGGTTGCGGCTGGGGATGCTGGCGGGGCCTGCCGCGTGGATTCAGGAACTGAATAAGCTGCGCCTGCCTTACAACATTAATGTGCTCACCCAGCGCAGTGCGTCCTTTTACCTACGTCATACCGAAGTGCTGGACGCCCAAGCCGAAATTCTGCGCGCCGAGCGGGAACGGATCTTCAACACCATCAGCGCCTGCGGCCTTTCGATCTGGCCCAGCGCCGCTAATTTTCTGCTCTTTCACGCCCCTGGGCGGGCCGCGGCACTGTTCTCAGGACTACGTGAAGGGGGGGTGCTTATCAAAGCCTTTACAGGCCACCCCCGTCTCAGCGACTATCTACGGGTCAGCGTCGGCACACCGGCCGAAAATGACCGCTTTCTGGCCGTACTGGAGTCTTTACTGTGA
- the hisD gene encoding histidinol dehydrogenase, which produces MNRLDTSDPDFARQFHALHDWDANLDPQIEVRVREIVAAVRDRGDAALREYTERFDGMTTDSAADLEIPRKNWDAALNSLEPTQRAALEEAAQRIRSYHEHQRSESWTFTEADGTMLGQRILPLSRVGIYVPGGKAAYPSSVLMNAIPAHVAGVQEIIMTVPTPQRQVNPWVLAAAAIAGVDRVFCIGGAQAVAALAYGTESVPAVDKIVGPGNIYVATAKRMVFGRVGIDMIAGPSEILVISDGSAPAEWLAWDLLSQAEHDEIAQSIFISWDDAHIESVVAAVDAALNVLDRAPIARKSWADRGAVIRVRDHAEACAIANRIAPEHLELAVQNPEDWLANIHNAGAIFMGIHSCEALGDYVAGPNHVLPTGGSARFSSPLGVYDFVKRSSLIHSSPAGAARLGRIAERLALGEGLTAHARSAACRIPKAGA; this is translated from the coding sequence ATGAACCGTCTGGATACCAGCGACCCCGATTTTGCCCGCCAGTTTCACGCGCTGCATGACTGGGATGCCAATCTGGACCCACAGATTGAAGTGCGGGTGCGGGAGATTGTTGCAGCGGTCCGTGATCGGGGCGATGCGGCGCTACGCGAGTACACCGAGCGCTTTGATGGGATGACGACAGACTCTGCCGCTGATTTGGAAATTCCCCGCAAGAACTGGGACGCGGCGCTCAATAGCCTGGAGCCCACCCAACGTGCTGCCTTGGAAGAGGCAGCGCAGCGTATCCGCAGTTACCACGAGCATCAGCGCAGTGAAAGCTGGACGTTTACCGAGGCCGACGGCACGATGCTAGGCCAGCGCATCCTGCCCCTGTCCCGAGTGGGGATTTATGTGCCCGGCGGCAAGGCGGCTTATCCCAGCTCCGTACTGATGAATGCCATTCCCGCGCACGTGGCCGGCGTGCAGGAAATCATCATGACCGTACCCACCCCGCAGCGGCAGGTGAATCCTTGGGTGCTGGCAGCGGCGGCCATTGCCGGCGTGGATCGGGTGTTCTGTATTGGCGGTGCACAAGCGGTAGCAGCGCTCGCTTATGGCACAGAAAGCGTCCCGGCAGTAGACAAGATTGTCGGCCCTGGCAATATCTATGTGGCCACCGCCAAACGCATGGTCTTCGGTCGGGTCGGCATCGATATGATTGCCGGCCCCAGCGAAATCCTTGTGATCAGCGATGGCTCGGCACCGGCAGAATGGTTGGCCTGGGATCTACTCTCGCAGGCGGAACATGATGAGATTGCCCAAAGCATTTTCATCAGTTGGGACGACGCCCACATCGAATCGGTGGTCGCTGCCGTTGATGCGGCGCTGAACGTACTGGACCGCGCACCCATCGCCCGCAAGAGCTGGGCAGACCGGGGTGCGGTGATTCGTGTGCGCGACCATGCCGAGGCCTGCGCCATTGCCAACCGCATCGCGCCGGAACATCTGGAGCTAGCCGTGCAGAATCCCGAAGACTGGCTGGCGAACATCCACAATGCCGGGGCCATCTTCATGGGCATCCACAGTTGCGAGGCCCTCGGCGACTATGTGGCCGGCCCCAATCATGTACTGCCCACGGGCGGTAGCGCGCGCTTCTCCTCGCCCCTCGGCGTCTATGATTTCGTCAAGCGGAGCAGTCTCATTCACAGCAGCCCCGCCGGTGCCGCCCGACTGGGGCGGATCGCCGAGCGTCTCGCTCTGGGCGAAGGTTTGACCGCCCATGCCCGTTCAGCAGCCTGCCGTATCCCCAAAGCCGGGGCATGA
- the hisG gene encoding ATP phosphoribosyltransferase, which translates to MSAAITIALSKGRILQEAIPLFAGAGIHLAEDPEESRKLIIPSTDPAVRFLVIRASDVPTYVTWGAADLGIAGKDVLLEQEGLDLYEPLDLRIGICHMAVAEPAALAAYDAPQSWERVRIATKYPHITRNYFHARGVQTEIIKLYGSMELAPLVGLADRIVDLVSSGRTLKENGLVEVEEIMPISSRLVVNRAAMKLKRRAIETLINQLEAQVTS; encoded by the coding sequence ATGAGTGCAGCTATCACCATCGCACTGTCCAAGGGACGGATTCTGCAAGAGGCCATTCCCCTCTTTGCAGGCGCTGGCATTCATCTGGCGGAGGACCCGGAAGAATCCCGCAAGCTGATCATCCCCAGTACCGATCCCGCCGTGCGCTTTCTGGTGATTCGCGCCAGCGATGTGCCCACCTATGTGACCTGGGGCGCTGCCGATCTGGGCATTGCCGGTAAAGATGTGCTGTTGGAGCAGGAGGGCCTGGACCTTTACGAGCCCCTGGACCTGCGTATCGGCATCTGCCACATGGCAGTGGCCGAACCTGCCGCGCTGGCAGCCTATGACGCACCGCAAAGCTGGGAACGGGTGCGTATTGCGACCAAATATCCGCACATCACCCGCAATTATTTCCATGCCCGCGGCGTACAGACGGAAATCATCAAGCTTTACGGTAGCATGGAACTGGCGCCATTGGTCGGATTGGCGGATCGTATCGTGGACCTGGTGTCCAGCGGACGTACGCTCAAGGAAAACGGGCTGGTGGAAGTGGAAGAAATCATGCCCATTTCCAGCCGTCTGGTGGTCAACCGCGCGGCCATGAAACTCAAGCGCCGCGCCATCGAAACCCTCATTAACCAACTGGAGGCGCAAGTCACGTCATGA
- the murA gene encoding UDP-N-acetylglucosamine 1-carboxyvinyltransferase: MDKLLLRGNGPLRGELRISGAKNAALPCLAAILLAREPVRLRNIPHLRDITTTLELLSTLGARVLVDGQLGIEVDPRPVHSVVAPYELVKTMRASILVLGPLLARHGSAEVSLPGGCAIGSRPVSVHLSGLQALGAEITVEDGFVKAQASRLRGTRIVMEIVSVTGTENLLMAATLAEGCTILENAAREPEIVDLARCLSAMGARISGAGTSVIEIEGVAELHGAEHSVVPDRIETGTYLVATAMAGGDICLKRTDAGLLESVILKLREAGAEITAEADTIRIRMTRRPQAVDVRTAPYPAFPTDMQAQFMAMNCIATGSSVVTETIFENRFMHVSELQRLGADINADGKTAVVRGVPRLRGAPVMATDLRASASLVLAGLVAEGETLIDRIYHLDRGYEVIEEKLSALGADIRRISNSRSVA; the protein is encoded by the coding sequence ATGGATAAACTGCTGCTGCGTGGTAATGGCCCCCTGCGTGGTGAGCTGCGGATTTCCGGGGCCAAAAACGCGGCCTTGCCTTGTCTCGCCGCCATCCTGCTGGCGCGCGAGCCGGTGCGACTGCGCAATATTCCGCACCTGCGTGACATCACCACAACCCTGGAATTGTTGAGCACACTCGGCGCAAGGGTACTGGTAGACGGCCAGCTCGGGATTGAAGTCGATCCGCGCCCGGTGCACTCTGTGGTCGCCCCTTACGAACTCGTGAAGACCATGCGTGCCTCGATACTGGTACTCGGGCCACTGCTGGCCCGACACGGCTCGGCAGAAGTGAGCCTTCCTGGTGGCTGCGCCATCGGCAGTCGTCCGGTGAGTGTCCATCTCAGCGGCCTACAGGCTTTGGGTGCAGAAATCACTGTAGAGGACGGTTTCGTTAAAGCACAGGCATCCCGCCTGCGCGGCACCCGCATCGTTATGGAGATAGTCTCTGTCACCGGTACGGAAAACCTGCTCATGGCAGCCACCCTCGCCGAGGGCTGCACCATCCTCGAAAACGCTGCCCGCGAGCCGGAAATTGTCGATCTCGCCCGTTGCCTGTCAGCCATGGGTGCGCGCATCTCTGGAGCGGGGACTTCTGTCATTGAAATTGAGGGTGTAGCTGAACTGCATGGCGCCGAGCACAGCGTTGTGCCTGACCGCATTGAGACAGGAACCTATCTGGTGGCCACGGCTATGGCGGGCGGTGATATTTGCCTGAAACGCACCGATGCGGGCCTGCTGGAGAGCGTCATCCTCAAGCTACGGGAAGCGGGGGCCGAAATAACCGCCGAGGCGGATACGATCCGCATCCGCATGACACGACGGCCGCAAGCAGTGGATGTACGGACAGCACCTTATCCGGCCTTCCCCACGGACATGCAGGCGCAATTCATGGCGATGAATTGTATCGCTACGGGGAGCAGCGTCGTCACCGAAACCATCTTCGAGAATCGCTTCATGCACGTCTCTGAATTGCAGAGACTGGGTGCCGACATCAATGCCGATGGGAAGACCGCCGTAGTGCGCGGGGTACCTCGCCTGCGGGGCGCGCCGGTGATGGCAACCGATCTGCGGGCGTCGGCTTCGCTAGTCCTGGCTGGATTGGTGGCAGAGGGCGAAACCCTCATCGACCGCATCTATCATCTGGATCGCGGCTATGAGGTCATCGAAGAGAAACTCAGCGCCTTAGGCGCGGATATCCGCCGGATCAGTAACAGCAGGAGCGTCGCATGA
- the grxD gene encoding Grx4 family monothiol glutaredoxin — translation MVTIQELIQEQVQKHPVVLYMKGNPRAPQCGFSARAVQLLQQSGVKELFTVDVLADPQIRDGIKLYSNWPTIPQLYIQGEFVGGSDIMSDLYQQGELQKLVESAQATSAS, via the coding sequence ATGGTAACGATTCAGGAACTTATTCAGGAACAGGTCCAGAAACACCCGGTCGTGCTTTATATGAAGGGCAATCCACGGGCGCCGCAGTGCGGTTTCTCGGCCCGTGCGGTGCAGTTATTGCAGCAGTCAGGCGTCAAGGAGCTCTTTACGGTGGACGTGCTGGCCGACCCACAGATTCGCGACGGCATCAAGCTGTATTCCAACTGGCCGACTATTCCCCAGCTCTATATTCAGGGTGAGTTTGTCGGCGGGTCAGACATCATGTCCGATCTCTACCAGCAGGGCGAATTGCAGAAATTGGTTGAAAGCGCCCAAGCAACCAGCGCGAGCTGA
- a CDS encoding BolA/IbaG family iron-sulfur metabolism protein has product MNASTIKSLIQQHLPDALVEVQGDDGAHFEALVVSPAFVGLSLIKQHQMVYDALGERMREEIHALSLRTMTPEQAQQLRPSAAH; this is encoded by the coding sequence ATGAACGCCAGCACGATCAAATCACTCATCCAGCAACATCTTCCCGATGCTCTCGTAGAAGTCCAGGGAGACGACGGCGCCCATTTCGAGGCTCTGGTCGTTTCTCCTGCCTTTGTTGGACTTTCCCTCATCAAGCAGCATCAAATGGTTTATGATGCGCTGGGCGAGCGTATGCGCGAGGAAATTCACGCCCTCTCGCTGCGCACCATGACCCCTGAGCAGGCGCAACAACTCCGTCCCTCAGCAGCCCATTAG
- a CDS encoding ABC transporter permease — MPEPFSGLHQGATGPCPGLARARFAPVWTLFYKETLRFGKVWLQTIAAPLITTILYLVVFGHALGGHMSVYPGIRYTVFIVPGLMMMSILQNAFANSSSSLIQAKVTGNIVFLLLSPLSPTEIFVAMVAASVLRGALVGIAILALALLYLQIPLLHPLWIAIFTILGASGMGSLGLIAGLWAEKFDQIAGFQNFIIMPLTFLAGVFYSVQSLPGALQHISLINPFFYIIDGFRYGFFADSDVSVWTCLGVSITFAGVTGLFAWRLLDRGYKLRQ; from the coding sequence ATGCCTGAGCCTTTCAGCGGGTTACATCAGGGCGCGACTGGCCCCTGCCCGGGCCTTGCACGCGCCCGCTTCGCGCCGGTCTGGACGCTGTTCTACAAAGAGACCTTGCGCTTCGGCAAAGTGTGGCTACAGACCATTGCCGCCCCTTTGATCACCACCATCCTCTATCTGGTGGTTTTTGGGCACGCATTAGGCGGACATATGTCGGTCTACCCAGGCATCCGCTATACGGTCTTCATCGTTCCCGGGCTGATGATGATGTCGATCTTGCAAAATGCCTTTGCCAACAGCTCTTCCAGCCTGATTCAAGCCAAGGTGACGGGAAACATCGTTTTTCTGCTGCTCAGTCCGCTCAGCCCTACCGAGATTTTCGTTGCCATGGTTGCCGCGTCGGTGCTGCGCGGCGCGCTGGTGGGGATTGCGATACTCGCACTAGCGCTGCTTTACCTGCAGATACCTCTGCTGCACCCCTTGTGGATCGCCATATTTACCATTCTGGGCGCGAGCGGCATGGGTTCACTGGGTCTAATCGCCGGGCTTTGGGCCGAGAAATTCGATCAGATTGCCGGTTTCCAGAACTTCATTATCATGCCGCTGACTTTTCTTGCCGGTGTCTTTTACTCGGTGCAATCCCTGCCCGGCGCGTTGCAGCACATATCACTGATCAACCCGTTTTTCTACATCATCGACGGGTTTCGCTATGGGTTTTTCGCAGATTCTGATGTCAGCGTGTGGACATGCCTTGGCGTCAGCATCACCTTCGCGGGCGTGACGGGTCTTTTCGCCTGGCGCCTGCTGGACCGTGGTTACAAATTGCGCCAGTAA